In the Ignavibacteriota bacterium genome, one interval contains:
- a CDS encoding cation transporter encodes MDQVVLTQSNDEVNANSKFAMRLSLGVGVFMLVVKMYAYIVTGSAAILSDAAESVVHILAISFAAYSLWLSLKPADDTHLYGHDRISFFSAGFEGAMIILAAIYIIVESILKWIQGLQIENIEQGIYFTVAATIINGALGGYLLYRGKKNHSLILEANGKHVLTDSWTSLGVIVGLLLTKFTGWLPFDPLVAIVVAINILWTGGNLIRQSIGGLMDEADPEVGAKLQSILQTQTQKFNIGFHHLRHRNAGNKLLIEFHLLFPDNATIADAHLEATVIEQEIKKAFPMQTEIISHLEPSESHDEVHAQLLNARG; translated from the coding sequence ATGGACCAAGTCGTTCTAACACAAAGCAACGATGAAGTAAACGCCAATAGCAAGTTTGCGATGCGGCTCTCGCTTGGAGTCGGCGTCTTCATGCTGGTGGTGAAAATGTACGCGTATATTGTCACCGGCTCGGCGGCAATTCTTTCTGACGCGGCGGAATCGGTCGTTCACATTCTTGCAATTTCGTTTGCCGCGTACAGTTTGTGGCTCAGTCTCAAACCCGCAGACGATACACACCTCTATGGTCACGACCGCATCAGTTTTTTCTCTGCCGGCTTTGAAGGTGCGATGATTATCCTTGCCGCAATCTATATAATAGTGGAATCCATTCTCAAATGGATTCAGGGATTGCAAATTGAGAATATCGAGCAAGGAATTTATTTCACCGTCGCGGCAACAATCATCAACGGTGCTCTCGGCGGATATTTGTTGTACCGGGGGAAGAAAAATCACTCACTCATTCTCGAAGCGAATGGTAAGCACGTTCTTACCGATAGTTGGACAAGTCTCGGTGTCATCGTAGGATTGTTGCTGACAAAATTTACCGGATGGCTTCCGTTTGACCCGCTTGTTGCTATCGTCGTCGCGATTAATATTTTGTGGACAGGCGGCAATCTCATCCGTCAATCCATCGGCGGATTGATGGATGAAGCCGACCCTGAAGTCGGTGCGAAACTTCAATCAATCCTTCAAACTCAAACTCAAAAATTCAATATCGGATTTCATCACCTTCGACACCGCAACGCTGGAAACAAACTCCTCATCGAATTTCATCTTCTCTTCCCCGATAATGCTACGATTGCCGATGCACATCTTGAAGCAACAGTTATCGAACAGGAAATCAAAAAAGCATTTCCGATGCAGACGGAAATTATCAGTCATCTTGAGCCGAGCGAAAGTCACGATGAAGTTCACGCGCAACTTCTGAACGCACGCGGGTAG